The following are encoded in a window of Microbacterium sp. LWO13-1.2 genomic DNA:
- a CDS encoding sugar ABC transporter permease yields MTTSGIEGAVAEAVAPSGARPEPPRRAESTWRRRDRRWGWLFVGPQLIGMGVFVVLPFFASLVLAFASWNGLTELEWVGFDNFADQFQDELLWRSIANTLFIAIVTVPIGLGLAVVIAVALEKLKTRTLYLVLFFAPVMTSTVAVAMIWQQMFRADGIMSAAISKVFGIAPPDWLGDPKLALIAVCIVTIWASLGLNVVIFLAGLQNISPGIIEAARIDGAGAWRIFWSIRLPLLSPIIFFSSVVAFISSLQTFDTVYVLVQDAGPDNATRTIVYHIFDLGFRRFEFGPSSAASIILLVITLIITAIQFGAQKKFVHYEEDAA; encoded by the coding sequence ATGACGACGTCCGGCATCGAGGGGGCGGTCGCTGAGGCGGTCGCCCCCTCGGGGGCGCGCCCCGAGCCGCCTCGGAGGGCGGAGTCGACCTGGCGGCGCCGCGATCGCCGCTGGGGCTGGCTTTTCGTCGGCCCCCAGCTCATCGGCATGGGCGTTTTCGTGGTCCTGCCGTTCTTCGCGAGCCTCGTACTCGCCTTCGCATCATGGAACGGGCTCACCGAGCTGGAGTGGGTCGGATTCGACAACTTCGCCGACCAGTTCCAGGACGAGCTGCTCTGGCGCTCCATTGCCAACACGCTCTTCATCGCCATCGTCACGGTGCCGATCGGCCTCGGGCTGGCCGTGGTCATCGCTGTCGCGTTGGAGAAGCTCAAGACCCGCACCCTGTACCTCGTACTGTTCTTCGCCCCCGTGATGACCTCGACGGTCGCCGTGGCGATGATCTGGCAGCAGATGTTCCGGGCCGACGGCATCATGTCGGCGGCGATCTCGAAAGTGTTCGGCATCGCGCCCCCGGACTGGCTGGGCGACCCGAAGCTCGCACTCATCGCCGTGTGCATCGTGACGATCTGGGCATCGCTCGGACTCAACGTCGTCATCTTTCTCGCCGGTCTTCAGAACATCTCGCCCGGGATCATCGAGGCAGCCCGCATCGACGGTGCCGGCGCCTGGCGGATCTTTTGGAGCATCCGTCTGCCGCTGCTGTCGCCCATCATCTTCTTCTCCAGTGTCGTCGCGTTCATCTCGTCGCTGCAGACCTTCGACACCGTCTACGTGCTCGTGCAGGATGCCGGACCGGACAACGCCACGCGCACGATCGTCTACCACATCTTTGATCTCGGCTTCCGGCGGTTCGAATTCGGGCCGTCGAGCGCGGCATCGATCATCCTGCTCGTGATCACCCTGATCATCACCGCGATCCAGTTCGGTGCGCAGAAGAAGTTCGTGCACTACGAGGAGGACGCCGCGTGA
- a CDS encoding sugar ABC transporter substrate-binding protein codes for MVRANATRYLALGAAGALALGLAGCSGGGGGAADDGTATVVWSTWGSADELKRYDAFNKEFMERHPEITVKMQPVAGYGDYHPKLLAQLAANKAPDVFYIGDDQIGQFIDSGRLMPMKELMESDASDTAPDDFFPGLFGAAEKDGDYYGAPNDSNPDVLWYDKSTLQAAGITEDPATLAENGEWTTEKFLEMNDKLAASGIGGTIFWNYWATHWSWLASQGAAAPYDKSGAFVANDDAESVELIQELGDRVQDGQFIVADTLPDGAGADSLFVTGKAGFFIQGRYTISTVEEAGTADNVDVVRWPTPDGAEAPTGVAVSYLAINNATKAKDAAFTFWTEFLSAEGQISRLSGGGNAVPSIAGADEVVLEEDYPAHAQTMLDMRDIGFVDYAAEAKVPNLPTDIAEIFLKLYEGKQDAQATLDEVADLVAEKTGE; via the coding sequence ATGGTACGTGCGAACGCGACGCGGTATCTGGCTCTGGGCGCTGCCGGTGCCCTGGCGCTGGGGCTGGCCGGATGCAGTGGCGGCGGCGGTGGGGCCGCGGACGATGGCACTGCCACAGTCGTCTGGTCGACGTGGGGCAGCGCCGATGAACTCAAGCGCTATGACGCGTTCAACAAGGAGTTCATGGAGCGTCACCCCGAGATCACCGTCAAGATGCAGCCGGTCGCCGGCTACGGCGACTACCACCCGAAGCTGCTCGCGCAGTTGGCCGCCAACAAGGCGCCGGATGTCTTCTACATCGGCGACGATCAGATCGGTCAGTTCATCGACTCGGGCCGCCTCATGCCGATGAAGGAGCTCATGGAGTCGGACGCGAGCGACACAGCTCCCGACGATTTCTTCCCCGGCCTGTTCGGCGCGGCCGAGAAGGACGGCGACTACTACGGCGCCCCGAACGACTCCAACCCCGACGTCCTCTGGTACGACAAGTCGACTCTCCAGGCGGCCGGCATCACCGAGGATCCCGCGACCCTGGCCGAGAACGGCGAGTGGACCACCGAGAAGTTCCTCGAGATGAACGACAAGCTCGCAGCCTCCGGCATCGGCGGGACGATCTTTTGGAACTACTGGGCTACGCACTGGAGCTGGCTGGCTTCCCAGGGCGCGGCGGCGCCGTACGACAAGTCCGGCGCGTTCGTCGCGAACGACGACGCCGAGTCCGTCGAGCTGATCCAGGAACTGGGCGACCGCGTCCAGGACGGCCAGTTCATCGTCGCCGACACCCTCCCCGACGGTGCAGGTGCCGACAGCCTGTTCGTCACCGGCAAGGCCGGATTCTTCATCCAGGGCCGTTACACGATCAGCACGGTCGAGGAAGCCGGCACGGCCGACAACGTCGACGTCGTGCGCTGGCCTACCCCGGATGGCGCTGAGGCGCCGACCGGTGTCGCCGTGTCATACCTCGCGATCAACAACGCGACGAAGGCGAAGGATGCCGCGTTCACGTTCTGGACGGAGTTCCTGAGCGCGGAAGGCCAGATCTCTCGTCTCTCCGGCGGTGGTAACGCTGTTCCGTCGATCGCGGGAGCCGACGAGGTCGTGCTCGAAGAGGACTACCCGGCCCACGCGCAGACCATGCTCGACATGCGCGACATCGGCTTCGTCGACTACGCCGCCGAGGCGAAGGTGCCCAACCTGCCCACCGACATCGCCGAGATCTTCCTCAAGCTCTATGAGGGCAAGCAGGACGCGCAGGCCACGCTCGATGAGGTCGCCGATCTGGTCGCGGAGAAGACGGGCGAATGA
- a CDS encoding antibiotic biosynthesis monooxygenase, producing the protein MIVEYVRYRIQAEKADEFRAAYRQAAEALRESPHCLNYELAANTEEPELFTLRIEWDSPQGHLSGFRQSSQFQKFFSFVKPFVSAIEEMRHYEVADVVGDGGGKPAPPTLYEWAGGPEAFERLFSRFYEKVAGDDVLAPMFASMDSRHAHHVSLWLGEVFGGPALYTEQRGGYPNMLAHHVGKAITPEQRRRWAMLLFDTADEVGLPDDPEFRAAFAGYIEWGTRIALANSQPDATPPRRAPVPRWGWGVAPPWQQSRPSTEAAHS; encoded by the coding sequence ATGATCGTCGAGTACGTTCGGTACCGCATCCAGGCCGAGAAAGCGGACGAGTTCCGTGCGGCCTATCGTCAAGCTGCCGAGGCTCTGCGCGAGTCACCGCACTGCCTGAACTATGAGCTGGCGGCTAACACCGAAGAGCCCGAGCTGTTCACTCTGCGCATCGAGTGGGACTCGCCGCAAGGGCACCTCTCGGGCTTCCGCCAGAGCTCACAGTTCCAGAAGTTCTTCTCCTTCGTGAAGCCCTTTGTCTCCGCCATCGAGGAAATGCGTCACTACGAGGTGGCCGACGTCGTCGGCGACGGCGGCGGAAAGCCCGCGCCTCCCACGCTGTACGAATGGGCCGGCGGGCCGGAAGCGTTCGAGCGACTCTTCTCCCGCTTCTACGAAAAAGTTGCGGGCGACGACGTCCTCGCGCCGATGTTCGCCTCCATGGATTCACGGCACGCCCACCACGTTTCGTTGTGGCTCGGCGAGGTCTTCGGCGGCCCCGCCCTGTACACGGAGCAGCGTGGCGGATACCCGAACATGCTCGCCCACCACGTGGGGAAGGCGATCACGCCTGAGCAACGGCGCCGCTGGGCGATGCTGCTTTTCGATACCGCAGACGAAGTCGGGCTGCCCGACGACCCCGAGTTCCGTGCCGCGTTCGCCGGCTACATCGAATGGGGCACCCGTATCGCTCTCGCGAACTCACAGCCGGACGCGACGCCACCCCGCCGCGCCCCGGTGCCACGGTGGGGTTGGGGCGTCGCACCGCCGTGGCAGCAATCTCGACCATCGACGGAAGCCGCCCATTCGTAG
- a CDS encoding M4 family metallopeptidase, translating into MSSSASAERHGVVPSYLLARLAESGRFPRAAAAARQTLTSGRPPFRARIDLSIDENGDLVAQLSDAPNRTISDAGNTQQLPGAVVRNEDDPPVADTSVNEAFDGLGATFELLLSAFGRNSLNDAGAPLDAAVHYGVDYDNAFWDGERMVFGDGDGEVFRGFTGSITVIGHELAHGVIQHTANLEYQGQPGALNESIADVLGALTEQFLLDQTADAATWLIGAEIFTDAVEGKALRSMLEPGTAYDDDELGKDPQPAHMSDFVQTTEDNGGVHINSGIPNRAFALFARDLGGNAWERAGTVWYRALTGGLSSTATFTEFADATVAAASALDSAHGSDPAGRAKTADAARRAWRAVGVYEDERVPSTR; encoded by the coding sequence ATGAGCAGCTCAGCATCTGCAGAACGTCACGGGGTCGTCCCGTCCTACCTGCTCGCGCGTCTCGCCGAATCCGGCCGGTTCCCCCGCGCCGCCGCCGCAGCGCGACAGACGCTGACCAGCGGACGCCCTCCTTTCCGGGCACGCATCGACCTCTCGATCGACGAGAACGGCGACCTCGTCGCACAGCTCTCCGACGCCCCGAACCGCACGATCAGCGATGCCGGGAACACGCAGCAGCTTCCGGGCGCCGTGGTGCGCAACGAAGACGATCCGCCGGTGGCCGACACCTCCGTGAACGAGGCGTTCGACGGCCTCGGTGCGACCTTCGAGCTGTTGCTCTCGGCCTTCGGCCGCAACTCGCTCAACGACGCCGGAGCCCCTCTCGATGCCGCGGTGCACTACGGCGTCGACTACGACAACGCCTTCTGGGACGGCGAGCGCATGGTCTTCGGCGATGGCGACGGCGAGGTGTTCCGCGGGTTCACCGGTTCAATCACGGTCATCGGGCACGAGCTGGCGCACGGCGTCATCCAGCACACCGCGAACCTCGAGTATCAGGGCCAGCCCGGCGCTCTGAACGAGTCGATCGCCGACGTCCTCGGCGCGCTGACCGAGCAGTTCCTCCTCGACCAGACGGCTGATGCGGCGACATGGCTGATCGGCGCCGAGATCTTCACCGACGCCGTCGAGGGCAAGGCACTGCGTTCCATGCTCGAGCCGGGCACCGCCTACGACGACGATGAGCTCGGCAAGGATCCGCAGCCGGCGCATATGAGCGACTTCGTGCAGACCACCGAAGACAACGGCGGCGTGCACATCAACTCCGGCATCCCGAATCGCGCCTTCGCCCTGTTCGCGCGCGACCTCGGCGGCAACGCCTGGGAGCGGGCCGGAACCGTCTGGTACCGCGCGTTGACCGGAGGATTGTCGAGCACGGCGACCTTCACGGAGTTCGCCGACGCCACGGTCGCGGCCGCCTCCGCGCTCGATTCTGCGCACGGGAGCGATCCCGCCGGACGGGCGAAGACCGCGGATGCCGCTCGACGCGCGTGGCGCGCCGTGGGAGTCTATGAGGATGAGCGAGTCCCCTCCACTCGGTGA
- a CDS encoding protealysin inhibitor emfourin, which translates to MSESPPLGEEREPTAEREPAEERQPAAEREPDDLGPARGRKPSGQGGTVVIAVVRMGGIAGISRRWQVEAEPAEAPQWIALIDQCPWDQTLNDQPGADRFVWSIRARTPSERREQDVPDSELSGPWRELVDAVRKAKG; encoded by the coding sequence ATGAGCGAGTCCCCTCCACTCGGTGAGGAGCGCGAGCCGACTGCGGAGCGCGAGCCCGCAGAGGAGCGCCAGCCCGCAGCGGAGCGGGAACCGGACGACCTCGGACCGGCGCGCGGACGGAAGCCCTCCGGCCAGGGCGGCACGGTCGTCATCGCGGTCGTGCGCATGGGCGGCATCGCGGGCATCTCTCGTCGTTGGCAGGTCGAAGCCGAGCCCGCCGAGGCCCCCCAGTGGATCGCGCTCATCGACCAGTGCCCCTGGGATCAGACCTTGAACGACCAGCCCGGCGCCGACCGATTCGTCTGGAGCATCCGCGCCAGGACGCCGTCAGAGCGCAGGGAGCAGGACGTCCCGGATTCGGAGCTCTCCGGCCCGTGGCGCGAGCTCGTCGATGCGGTGCGCAAGGCGAAGGGCTGA
- a CDS encoding carboxyl transferase domain-containing protein, translating into MPNASAYRELVDELRERTATARLGGPAKSREKHVARGKLLARDRVDQLLDVGSPFLEVAPLAGYDLYGGDCPSGGVVAGVGLIHGLHVMVVANDATVKGGTYYPITVKKHLRAQEIAAENRLPCVYLVDSGGAFLPMQDEVFPDRDHFGRIFYNQARMSRDGIPQIAAVLGSSTAGGAYVPAMSDETVIVRGQGTIFLGGPPLVKAATGEVVTAEELGGGEVHTRVSGVADHLAENDAHALQIVRDIVATLPPSPAYVVAPEEEVAAPASVDLLDVVPVELTVPYDAREIIRAVVDGGEFAEFKREYGTTLITAFARIHGHRVGIIANNGVLFGESAEKGAHFIQLCDQRRTPLVFLQNITGFMVGREYEAGGIAKHGAKMVNAVACATVPKLTVVVGGSFGAGTYSMCGRAYSPRFLWLWPGARVSVMGGPQAASVLSTVRRDQIEAAGRTWSAEDEADFQAPIRAAYDTQGSPYYSTARLWDDGIIEPDQTRDVLGLALDVIMRAPFDQPGYGVFRM; encoded by the coding sequence GTGCCGAACGCGTCTGCCTACCGTGAGCTCGTCGACGAGCTCCGCGAACGGACGGCCACCGCCCGCCTCGGCGGGCCCGCGAAGTCCCGCGAGAAGCATGTCGCCCGCGGCAAACTGCTCGCGCGCGACCGCGTCGACCAGCTCCTCGACGTCGGCAGCCCCTTCCTCGAAGTCGCCCCGCTCGCCGGCTACGACCTCTACGGTGGCGACTGCCCATCCGGCGGCGTGGTCGCCGGCGTCGGACTGATCCACGGCCTGCACGTGATGGTCGTCGCCAACGACGCCACGGTGAAGGGCGGCACCTACTACCCGATCACGGTCAAGAAGCACCTGCGCGCGCAGGAGATCGCCGCCGAGAACCGGCTCCCCTGCGTCTACCTGGTCGATTCCGGCGGCGCCTTCCTGCCGATGCAGGACGAGGTCTTCCCCGACCGCGATCACTTCGGGCGCATCTTCTACAACCAGGCGCGGATGTCCCGCGACGGCATCCCGCAGATCGCGGCCGTCCTCGGCTCGAGCACCGCCGGCGGCGCCTACGTCCCCGCGATGAGCGACGAGACAGTGATCGTCCGCGGCCAGGGCACGATCTTCCTCGGCGGACCGCCCCTGGTGAAGGCCGCGACCGGTGAGGTCGTCACGGCGGAAGAACTCGGCGGAGGCGAGGTGCACACCCGCGTCTCCGGTGTCGCCGATCACCTCGCCGAGAACGACGCCCATGCGCTGCAGATCGTCCGCGACATCGTTGCGACGCTCCCGCCGTCGCCCGCCTACGTCGTCGCCCCCGAAGAAGAGGTCGCCGCACCGGCGTCCGTCGACCTACTCGATGTGGTCCCGGTCGAGCTGACCGTCCCTTACGACGCCCGCGAGATCATCCGCGCAGTCGTCGACGGCGGCGAGTTCGCCGAGTTCAAGCGCGAGTACGGCACGACGCTGATCACGGCGTTCGCACGGATCCACGGGCACCGGGTCGGCATCATCGCGAACAACGGCGTGCTCTTCGGCGAATCGGCCGAGAAGGGCGCGCACTTCATCCAGCTGTGCGACCAGCGCCGCACCCCGCTGGTGTTCCTGCAGAACATCACCGGCTTCATGGTCGGCCGCGAGTACGAGGCCGGCGGCATCGCCAAGCACGGCGCCAAGATGGTCAACGCCGTCGCCTGCGCCACCGTGCCGAAGCTCACCGTCGTCGTGGGCGGCTCCTTCGGCGCCGGCACGTACTCGATGTGCGGCCGCGCCTACTCGCCGCGTTTCCTCTGGCTCTGGCCCGGCGCGCGCGTCTCGGTGATGGGCGGACCGCAGGCGGCATCCGTGCTGTCGACCGTCCGTCGCGACCAGATCGAGGCCGCCGGCCGCACCTGGTCGGCCGAAGACGAGGCCGACTTCCAGGCTCCGATCCGCGCCGCCTACGACACGCAGGGCAGCCCGTACTACTCCACCGCTCGCCTGTGGGATGACGGCATCATCGAGCCGGACCAGACCAGAGACGTGCTCGGCCTCGCGCTCGACGTCATCATGCGGGCCCCCTTCGACCAGCCGGGCTACGGCGTCTTCAGGATGTGA
- a CDS encoding biotin carboxylase N-terminal domain-containing protein — MFDTVLIANRGEIACRIIATLRRLGIRSVAVYSDADAGARHVALADVAIRIGPAPAAQSYLSIDAVIAAARETGAQAIHPGYGFLAENAEFAQSCADAGIVFIGPTPEAIRTMGDKITAKNTVSARDVPTVPGIARVGLADADLIDAAPGIGYPLLIKPSAGGGGKGMHVVSEAGELAAAIAAARREAQASFGDDSLFLERYLTTPRHIEVQVLADRHGNVIHLGERECSLQRRHQKVIEEAPSPLLDATTRAAIGLAACETARSVAYEGAGTVEFIVEATRPDEFFFMEMNTRLQVEHPVTEQITGIDLVEQQLRIAAGEVLAIAQDDVVLNGHSIEARVYAEDPPAGFLPTGGHVDLVSHPAGPGIRVDTAIDTGLDVSIDYDPMLAKVIAWGATRDEARRRLVRALDETAVFGFPVNVEFMRLLLELPEVVAGDLDTGLIARRLDDIAFAEAGDRVFAEAALLLDSAAPVGGDPWRRHDGWRLGDAAPRRYALHSGVHRRVAFVSGSGTGLSVRVEPVGDEPTADAAPVAASVRPRGDHRYTIDIAGEARTISAMTSTGRVAVAHGGAVFDVAVERLAHGAGEDAASVPQLDSPMPGTVVLVSVENGAHVEEGDPVIVVEAMKMEHVLRAGVSGTVSLRAAQGDTVSRGQTLAVITPAASADAGDADDSDEREQR; from the coding sequence GTGTTCGATACCGTCCTCATCGCCAATCGCGGCGAGATCGCCTGCCGCATCATCGCGACGCTGCGGCGTCTCGGCATCCGCTCGGTCGCCGTCTACAGCGACGCGGATGCCGGTGCTCGCCATGTCGCGCTGGCCGATGTCGCCATCCGGATCGGTCCGGCTCCTGCGGCGCAGAGCTACCTGAGCATCGACGCCGTGATCGCCGCCGCCCGCGAGACCGGGGCGCAGGCGATCCATCCGGGCTACGGTTTCCTCGCCGAGAACGCCGAGTTCGCGCAGTCGTGCGCCGACGCCGGCATCGTCTTCATCGGGCCCACGCCCGAGGCGATCCGCACGATGGGCGACAAGATCACCGCGAAGAACACGGTCTCCGCCCGCGATGTACCGACAGTCCCCGGCATCGCGCGCGTCGGGCTGGCGGACGCCGACCTCATCGACGCGGCGCCGGGCATCGGCTACCCACTGCTCATCAAGCCTTCTGCCGGCGGCGGCGGCAAGGGCATGCACGTCGTCTCCGAAGCCGGAGAACTGGCGGCGGCGATCGCCGCCGCGCGCCGTGAGGCACAGGCCAGTTTCGGCGACGACTCGCTGTTCCTGGAGCGCTACCTCACGACGCCCCGGCACATCGAGGTGCAGGTGCTCGCCGACCGGCACGGCAATGTGATCCACCTCGGCGAGCGCGAGTGCTCGCTGCAGCGACGCCATCAGAAGGTCATCGAAGAGGCGCCGTCGCCGCTGCTCGACGCGACGACCCGCGCCGCGATCGGTCTCGCCGCCTGCGAGACCGCCCGCAGTGTCGCCTACGAGGGCGCCGGCACGGTCGAGTTCATCGTCGAGGCGACTCGGCCGGACGAGTTCTTCTTCATGGAGATGAACACGCGGCTGCAGGTGGAGCATCCGGTCACCGAGCAGATCACCGGCATCGATCTCGTCGAGCAGCAGCTGCGCATCGCAGCGGGCGAGGTCCTCGCCATCGCCCAGGACGATGTCGTGCTGAACGGCCACAGCATCGAGGCGCGCGTCTACGCGGAGGACCCGCCGGCGGGCTTCCTGCCCACCGGCGGTCACGTCGACCTGGTCTCGCATCCGGCCGGGCCCGGCATCCGGGTGGACACCGCCATCGACACCGGACTCGACGTCTCGATCGACTACGACCCGATGCTCGCCAAGGTCATCGCATGGGGCGCGACCCGCGACGAGGCCCGTCGTCGCCTGGTGCGCGCGCTCGATGAGACCGCTGTCTTCGGGTTCCCGGTGAACGTGGAGTTCATGCGCCTGCTGCTCGAGCTGCCCGAGGTGGTCGCCGGCGATCTCGACACCGGCCTGATCGCCCGACGGCTCGACGACATCGCGTTCGCCGAGGCCGGCGACCGGGTCTTCGCCGAGGCGGCACTACTGCTCGACTCTGCGGCACCGGTCGGCGGTGACCCGTGGCGGCGGCATGACGGCTGGCGCCTCGGGGATGCTGCGCCGCGGCGCTATGCGCTGCACTCCGGCGTGCACCGTCGCGTGGCCTTCGTGTCCGGATCGGGCACCGGACTCTCGGTGCGGGTCGAGCCGGTCGGCGACGAGCCTACGGCGGACGCCGCCCCTGTCGCGGCATCCGTCCGCCCCCGCGGCGACCACCGATACACGATCGACATCGCCGGCGAGGCGCGCACGATCTCTGCGATGACGTCGACCGGCCGGGTCGCGGTCGCACACGGCGGCGCGGTCTTCGACGTCGCCGTCGAGCGCCTCGCGCACGGCGCCGGCGAGGATGCGGCCAGCGTCCCCCAGCTCGATTCGCCGATGCCGGGCACGGTCGTGCTGGTGTCGGTCGAGAACGGCGCGCATGTCGAGGAGGGCGACCCGGTGATCGTCGTCGAGGCCATGAAGATGGAGCACGTGCTGCGCGCCGGCGTCTCCGGCACCGTGTCGTTGCGCGCCGCTCAGGGCGATACCGTGTCGCGAGGGCAGACGCTCGCCGTCATCACCCCCGCGGCATCCGCCGATGCCGGTGACGCCGACGACAGTGACGAGAGGGAGCAGCGATGA
- a CDS encoding MaoC family dehydratase, translating into MSGQRIEQRGLYFEEFEEGSVYLHRPGRTVTEADNVLFTTLTMNTQALHLDAAWSAGTEFGERLVNSMFTLSTLVGLSVSQLTMGTIVANLGFSDVSFPAPVRVGDTLYAETLIVSKRRSSSRPTQGIVQFEHTMRNQDGTVVAVATRSTLMQCLPATSEAEPASDAEPASEES; encoded by the coding sequence ATGAGTGGCCAGCGCATCGAGCAGCGCGGACTCTACTTCGAGGAGTTCGAAGAGGGTTCGGTGTACCTGCACCGCCCTGGCCGCACGGTCACCGAGGCCGACAACGTTCTCTTCACGACGCTCACGATGAACACGCAGGCGCTGCATCTGGATGCCGCGTGGAGCGCCGGCACCGAGTTCGGCGAGCGGCTGGTGAACAGCATGTTCACCCTGTCGACCCTGGTCGGACTCTCGGTGTCGCAGCTGACCATGGGCACGATCGTCGCGAACCTCGGCTTCAGCGACGTGTCGTTCCCCGCGCCCGTCCGCGTCGGCGACACCCTGTACGCCGAGACGCTGATCGTGTCGAAGCGGCGCTCGTCGTCGCGGCCCACCCAGGGCATCGTGCAGTTCGAGCACACCATGCGCAACCAGGACGGCACGGTCGTCGCGGTCGCGACCAGGTCGACGCTGATGCAGTGCCTGCCTGCGACATCCGAGGCCGAGCCGGCATCCGACGCCGAGCCGGCATCCGAGGAGTCCTGA
- a CDS encoding CoA ester lyase, producing the protein MNGPALLFCPGDRGDRYEKALAAADSVILDLEDAVAPDDKPAAREQVAASALDPARVIVRVNPATTAEHPLDLETLARTEYRTVMLAKTESTTDLDALHAGGYRVLALCETATGVERAGEIAAHPAVIGLMWGAEDLIASMGGRSSRYDDGRYRDVARYARSRVLIAAKAAGKLAIDAVHVDIADTSGLQDEVSDAAASGFDATACIHPSQAAVIRDGFAATPEEAAWAERVLAEAAVQPGVFRFEGKMVDEPVLRQARAILGR; encoded by the coding sequence ATGAACGGTCCCGCTCTCCTGTTCTGCCCCGGCGACCGCGGCGACCGGTACGAGAAGGCGCTCGCAGCGGCCGACTCGGTCATCCTCGACCTCGAAGACGCCGTGGCGCCCGACGACAAGCCCGCCGCGCGGGAGCAGGTGGCGGCATCCGCTCTCGATCCCGCCCGCGTGATCGTGCGGGTGAATCCGGCGACCACCGCCGAGCATCCGCTCGACCTCGAGACGCTGGCTCGCACCGAGTACCGCACCGTGATGCTCGCCAAGACCGAGAGCACCACCGACCTCGATGCTCTGCACGCCGGCGGCTACCGGGTGCTCGCGCTCTGCGAGACGGCGACCGGCGTCGAGCGCGCGGGCGAGATCGCTGCGCATCCGGCCGTGATCGGCCTGATGTGGGGTGCGGAAGATCTGATCGCGAGCATGGGCGGGCGCTCGAGTCGATACGACGACGGCCGCTACCGCGACGTCGCCCGCTACGCGCGTTCGCGGGTGCTCATCGCCGCGAAGGCCGCCGGGAAGCTCGCCATCGACGCAGTGCACGTCGACATCGCGGACACCTCCGGTCTTCAGGACGAGGTGTCGGATGCCGCCGCCAGCGGCTTCGACGCCACGGCCTGCATCCACCCGTCGCAGGCCGCCGTCATCCGCGACGGATTCGCCGCGACGCCGGAAGAGGCCGCATGGGCCGAGCGCGTGCTCGCCGAGGCCGCCGTGCAGCCCGGGGTGTTCCGCTTCGAGGGGAAGATGGTCGACGAGCCCGTGCTGCGCCAGGCCCGCGCCATCCTCGGGCGTTAG
- a CDS encoding TetR/AcrR family transcriptional regulator has product MATARATGKARTRRRFLDAAARLFAERGFHAVSIGELGAAIGVSGPALYRHFPSKEAMLEEILLGISEYLLQGGKDIVEKPHDSDEALLRDLVDFHLEFALAHRDIIRVQDRELGTLPDEANRRVRMLQRQYLNLWVDVVSRIRPAVPTAHLQIVMHAVFGLLNSTSHNPDNAESDDVRDILASSALRVLAAS; this is encoded by the coding sequence ATGGCAACGGCGCGAGCAACGGGGAAGGCGCGGACGCGCCGGCGGTTCCTCGACGCCGCCGCGCGGCTCTTCGCTGAGCGCGGATTCCACGCCGTCTCCATCGGTGAACTCGGGGCGGCGATCGGCGTCAGCGGACCGGCGCTCTACCGGCACTTCCCGAGCAAGGAGGCGATGCTCGAGGAGATCCTGCTCGGCATCAGCGAGTACCTCCTGCAGGGGGGCAAGGACATCGTCGAGAAGCCGCACGATTCCGACGAGGCGCTGCTGCGCGACCTGGTCGACTTCCACCTCGAGTTCGCGCTCGCGCATCGCGACATCATCCGCGTGCAGGATCGAGAGCTCGGTACTCTCCCCGACGAGGCGAACCGGCGCGTGCGGATGCTGCAGCGCCAGTACCTCAACCTCTGGGTTGACGTCGTCAGCCGCATCCGCCCCGCCGTGCCGACCGCGCACCTGCAGATCGTCATGCACGCGGTCTTCGGCCTGCTCAACTCGACCTCGCACAATCCCGACAACGCCGAGTCTGATGACGTGCGCGACATCCTCGCGTCGTCGGCTCTCCGGGTGCTCGCCGCGTCCTGA